A segment of the Carya illinoinensis cultivar Pawnee chromosome 1, C.illinoinensisPawnee_v1, whole genome shotgun sequence genome:
GGTCAAAAAATAAGcttgtaatttgaaaaaatgaaaaaaacaaaaagtgaagGCTAAAATACTGGCCAGTACAGGTCGAAATATCAGCCAGTATGACCGGTATCGGCCGTTATTCAAACCGGTACGAAATAGGTACAATACTTGTATTAGACTAGTGGCCGGTACGGTATATTCCGGCCGGTACAGTACGGTATTTAAAACCATGGTAAATCGAATGCATTAAATGAAATTGAGATACATAGTTGATCACTTTGAATCATTGATTGATTCCGGATATTCTTCAACCCAACAATGCATCTAGTAAAACTTGGTTTAGGGCCATTCTAGCAAGCTTATGAGCTACCTTCTCTATATGTAAAAAGAAAGACCAATCTATTCtatgtttaaagaaaaatgctagagTTATCGATTGTTGGGtcatgacaatttttttttttttagtatttaaataagtattttttagtgatgttgtgaacttaaaaaaaatgtttaagaatataaaaaaataatgaaaaaaataaaaaaaataaaaaatacttttgttcttatTGGGAAGAGTCTAAAACTTCGTTGAAAACTATCCATGCCAAACACAATTTTCTTCTGTTTCCTGTATTGCCTTTTATAACTAGATAAGAATCCCCTTCAATCTGTATTTGTTGAAAACTAgaagttgaaaattttaaagtttatgatgaatatttaaaaaattatgagaggtttttttttttttttaaaagaaaattgtcaCCATTCATTTATCAAGAAACTTACATCTATGACCAGATACTTTATAAGAATGTTCCCATATCAAACAtgataacataaataaaaataataaatttggaGCTCCATTGGTTTACTATTTCctttttgtgattggtttgcTCGCTGACTAAACAAAAACTTAACCTTACCTTTCATAAAAGGATATGGCTCAATCTCTCTAAACAAAAGTCTAATAGAcgaacttttcttttattttaattaattataaggaatcaaaaagaaaagtagtaagatggatgcaaaaaataaatggatTATAGTATGTACCAACTCTGATAGATTTCAGAATCTGTGATAGCGCATGAATGCAAcatgtttgtttattttcagcCACAAATTCAGATTTGGTAGTGACAAGTTCGGTGATCTATGTGGCGAGAAGAGTTACTGGAAGAAGTGACGCGTTAGGACAACGTGCATATACGGGCAGCATGTGAGAACCACGTGCATATGAGAGTTAAAGACTCGAGAGAtacaaaatgtaatttttacaatgttttttttaaagagtaatgctatatatatgtttgagaTGTTCAAGCCTCGCGCAGCCTCTTCGGTAGGATTCGAATCACCAACATTTTAGTGAATGACAAATGTTGCATCTATGCCTATACTACAGCTAGTTAATATGAATACGAATATTAACGATAGGCATATTTGAGAATATAATCTAACAAAATATGAAttctttacaaaaatttgaaatatattcgAACACATCAATTCATATCTTTGGCATCTTGGTTTTAACGTTTCACATAAAGCTCTCAAAGAGCACGCAGTGAATCATAGAGTTTTTGTTCTCATTTTACCAAGCATAAAGCGTTTAATGAAGCAAATtacaatatcttaaaataataataaaaataataagattatttGATGGATCAGTCTCATTTGGTTatacagttcagatgagatgaaatattttattaaaagttgaataaaatgttattataatataattttttaatattagttttgttttagaatttgaaaaaattgaattgtttattatattttgtatgagaatttgagaaagttataataattatatgagatgagataagataatttgattttgtataaccaaactaGCCTTGATGTTAGTATGTAgaattttctaaataattttgaaatttccAAGAAAACTtgtaaatatgaattttatgagattttgtgaaaataatgGGTGGGATTCATTAAAGAACATGTTTGAATGGAGAAAATTCTTTAGAGATTTTGTATTGGAGTttggaaaagtaaaaaatacctattgaaataatatatttaagaaaatttatgtgaagaagtttttaaatttgtaaaagttattttaattattatgtatgaaagaaaatcTTGAGAAACCCTTTAATGTCATTGGGATAGATTGAATTCTAATGCCATATTTAAGTGACGCAtattgtaatctttaaaccCTAATTTGTATGCATATGTATCAATCgctttaaaaactaacttattAGGCAGCAACGTTCACGCCACCTATAAGTGGGTGGTGCACTATATAAGCTAGCTGTTAGCTGTGAAGAAGTCGTTAAATGGTTTTTTCTTGCCACTATGTTCAAAATCACAGCACACAGAAGCTATGAAATGGAACTCAACCTAGCACATCCTCTTTACAATCCAAGACTTGGAAACTTTATATGAGCACAAGAATTGAAGCCAACAACTTATTTTCTTGAGGGCTTGATCGTGAAGCTTTCCATAAAGAGAAACCAACGTCATTGTTTAAATAAATGTAGATTTTGCATGTCAAGTGAAACGTGTGATTAATACAGGGGAGCTCAAGTTTCAAATAACACAACACAAAAACACACACTTGCTTAAGTCTCCTCTTTTCTCTAGAaaaggtggagagagagagtgtgtgcaTGAGGCACGTCTCAAGTTAGTTATAACTGATTTTTGAAGGTGTCAATGGTGGCCTGCGGCATTTGTAAAGGAAGGTTAGGGTGCTTCAGTGTGGGTCTGTGGGTGTAGTAGGAGGGGTTTCTACTCTTTAGGTGGAGTTGTGTGGGCAGAATGGAGGATCCAGAGGAGCGCTGGGATTTCCTGAAGCTCATTGAGGAGGAGAGTGAAGACATTGTGATAGAGGCTGAGTAGCTGTCAGGGGCTTTTGCTAAGGGAGACAAATGCTTGGTAGGTAGGCTGATTTTAGAAAGAAAGGTGAGCAAGGAAGTCATGAGATCCACGTTAGCAAAGATCTAGAGATTGTAGGGATCCTTTGATTTCCATGAAATTAGTTCAAACTTGTTTATAATCTCGTTTGAAATTCTGAGTGATAAGTAGAAGATATTAGAGGGTAGACCGTAGTTGTTTGATAGTTATCTTCTAGCACTAAAGCCATTTGAGGGCTTAATCCTGCCTCAGAAGATGGAGTTCGACAACGAGATATTCTAGGTTAGATTGCATAACTTGCCGCTGGCTTGTATGACAAGAGAGATTGGAAAGCAGACTGGGGATTCATTAGGTACTGTAGTGGAGGTGGAGACTAAAGGTGATGGTATTGCTTGGGGTAATTTTCTAAGGGTCCGCATTGTCCCAAATCTAAGGAAAGCTATGGCGAGGGAAAGAATTACAAATTTCCTGGGTAGCCGAATATGGGTACCTGTGACTTTTGAAAAATTACCTAAACTTTGTTTTATGTGTGGAAGAATCAAGCATAATGCTGGTGGGTGCCAGGGGGTAGAAGATGAGGGGGGCAAGATGCAATATGCACGCTGGTTACAGGCTTAGATAAGTCCcagggagagagagggggaaCTTTCAATAAGGGGTCCTATGGGGGGCAGTGACAAGGGGAGTGGTGAGATGGAGAGGTGGCCACATCGAGAAATTGCCTAGTTGTTAGCCTGGGAGGCGCATTGTTGGAGAGAGAGTCTAACCAACCTGTGGAGAAATTTGGAGAGTGGGAAGGAATAGGCGGAGATGGGGAGCGACAAGTTGAGTGCCAAGTGCTTCCTAAAAATCCCAAATGGGGGGATAGTGAAAGGGATATGAGGCCCATTATACATGAGAAACAATTGGTGGGGGTTGATGCTGCCGATTCTATAGAGAAGGGTGATGATGAAATAGAATCCCATACTAAGCCAATTGAAACATAAGACACGGTGCCAATCAATGACTTTATGAGCACAAGGAGGTGGAAAAGAAGGGCCAAAGGAGGAGGATGGCTGCCATGGAAGGTAAAGTAATtgagagaaagaggaaagagaTTGTAAAGGAAGTTACAGACGTGTGTAAatcaaagaaagggaaaaagagtgTTGTACTTGCTGAGTATGAGACTACCTTAGATCTGACAGAGGCTGCTAGTTAGCCCCGCCAAGTattatgaaaatcttgagttggaACTACCAAAGTattatgaaaatcttgagttggaACTACCAAAGGCTTGTAAACCCTCAGACAATTCAAAGCCTTCATTTCTTAGTGGAGGAAAAGAAGCCCGTGGTGATTTTTCTGATGGAAGCAAAATTACTGTCAAGGAAGTTTGATAGAATAAAGAGGATATTGGGGATGGAAATCTATTTTGTGGTTAACTGTAAAGGAAGGAGTGGATGTTTGGCTCTTTTATGGAGTAGTGAGGTGGAGTTGTAAGTTGTCAATTTCTCCTGTAATCACATTATTGCTAGCCTATGCTATGTGGAGGGGAAGATCAACTAGCTCTTTTCTGGCTTTTATGGCCATCTTGAAGTGTGTAGGAGAAAAGAATCTTGAAGATTACTGTCTATGTTAAATCCTGATAATAAGCCTTGGTGTGTGATAGGGGACCTTAATGAAGAGGTATCTCAAGCTGAGAAAGAGGGAGCTAATTAGAGGGATGAAGCTCAGATGGATGATTTTAGACAGGCTTTGAACTCTAATTGTATTGTTGATATGGGGTGAACTGATTGCAAGTTCACTTAGAGTAACAAGCACTCGGATAGTACCTTCACAAAGGAAAGACTAGATAGAGTGGTAGCCAATTGGAGATGGACAGATTTGTATTGAGACAGAACTATTGAAGTGCTAAATGCAACTCAATCAGATCATAAAACCTTGTTGATGGATCTGGTTGTTGGGCCCTCGAGAAGAaggcaaaagaaaatattattcagaTTTGAGGCAAGTTGGGCCTTGGACGAGGAAGGGACTTCAGTAATTGAGAGGGCGTGGGGAAGTAGAGGTTTGAGGAAGTGCATCTGAGAGGTATTCAAGATAAGCTAAAGAGGTGTGAGATGGGGTTAGTCGGTTGGAGTAGAAAGCAAAGAATAGAAACTGAGCAAGTTCTGTGGCAACATCTTAGTCACCTTCAATCTCAGCAGGAGATGGAAGGAAGTCATAATGTGGAGGTGATTAATCAGTTGCAATCTAAAGTGGGGCTCATTCTTGAACAAGAAGATTTGAGATGGAGACAGAGAGACAAGAAGAACTAGTATAATTTGGGTGACAAAAAGACCAAATTCTTCCATTCATATGCTAAccagagaaggaagaaaaatcaGATTATGGACCTATTTGATTCAAGAGGCAACAAGGTGATGAACCATGAAGAGATTGAAGAGATGTTCCATGAGTATTTCAACAACCTGTTCAGCACTACCGGTCCATCCACATAGGCCATTGAGGTTTGTCTAAAAGATCTTAAATCTTGTGTGAGTTTTGAGATGAATAATAAGCTCAAGAAACTGTTTTCAAGGGAGGAGGTGGATCTTGCATTGAGCCATATGGCTCCCCTTAAATCCCCTAGCCCTAATGGGTATGTGGCTTGTTTCTATAAGGCCTATTGTAATGTTGTTGGGCAAGATGTAACTGATGCTATCTTGCAGTAGCTTAATAGTGAGATTGATCTGGAAATGGGTGTTAACAGGACCTTTACTGCTCTTATTCCTAAGGTTGCTAATCCATCTGTGGCAAATGAGTTCAGGCCCATTAGTTTATGTAATGTTCTATATAAACTAGTTTTGAAAGTACTTGCCAACAGACTTGAGAAGGTGCTGCCTCACATTATATCATATAACCAGAGTGCCTTCATCTCTGGGAGACTTATTATAGATAATGTGATGGTGGCTTATAAGACCCTCTATACTATaaaaacaagaatgaaaagtAGGGTGTGCAACATGGCCCTAAAGTTGGACATGTCCAAAACTTACGATAGGATTGAATGAGTCTATTTGGAGGAGGTTATGAGGAGGATGGGGTTTGGACAAAAATGGATTAGTTGGATCATGAAGTGTGTAACTTTTGTGTTTTATTCTGTGCTTATTAATAGGGAAGCTGGTAAGTGGTTCAAGCCAAGTAAGGGTattaggcaaggggatcccatCTCCCCTTACCTATTTATCCTTTGCATAGAGGAACTTTCTTCTCTACTTAATGGTGATGAGGCCTGTGGAGCTATGAGAGGTGTGGCAAGAGGGGGAGTAAGGGTTAATCATCTGCTTTTTGCAGATGGGTGTTTGATTTTTGGGAGAGACAAGCCAGCAAAATGGCAGTGTATACATAGGCTGCTGAAAATCTATGAAGAGGCATCTGGACAGTGTCTAAATCTTCAAAAACCTACTATGTTTCTTTAGCTTCAATACTAGCTTGGCTACCAGGTTGAACATTAAGAATGTGGTTGGGGTGGCTATTTGTGGTAACTATGAGAGATATCTTGGATTACCAACTCTAGTTGGAAGGTCAAAATTAATACATTTTGGGACCTAAAGGAGAAGGTGTGGGTTAAGATTAGCAATTGGAAGAACACTTTCCTATCCCAAGCTGGAAAAGAAGTCCTCCTCAAGGCAGTGGCTCAGTCAATCCCTACTTTTGCTATAAGTGTCTTTAGACTGCCTAAAAGAGTTTGTGCTAATATTAACTCCCTAATGGAAAAGTTCTGGTGGGACCAAAAACAGAATGAGAACAAGATTTACTGGAGGAGCTGGCTAAAAATCAGTGAAAGCAAGAGGAGTGGGGGGTTGGGTTTTCGGGACTTAGAATGCTTTAATACTGCTATGTTGGCTAAGTAGTGTTAGGGCTTCTTGATTAATCCTTCCTCCTTAGTTACTACTGTGATGAGGCAGAAATACTCAAGGATGGTGAGCTGTTACAGGAAAAACTGGGAAGGGGGCCTTCTTATGTGTGGAGAAGTCTTTGGTCTGCCTTGGACTTAGTCAGAGAAGGGGTGGCATGGAGAGTGGGGAATGGTCGAAGAGTGAACATATGGGGAGATAAGTGGTTGTCCAGTATGACTTATCCTAAAATTTTATCTCCTACTCAGCTAATGAGTAGGGATTCCAAAGTGTGTAATTTGATCGATGAGGAAGAAAGGGTTTGGAATCTGGACCATCTAAAGGAAATCTTTTCAGCTGAAGAGGTGGAGTTGATAAGAAGCATCTAGTTGTGTAGCAACTTACCAAATGATAAGAGGGTATGGGGCTTTTATGTTGATGGtagattttttgttaaaaatgccTACCACCTGGAGTATTTAAGAGGCAAAAGGAAGAGGGGGCAGACATCTAAAGTAGAAGAGGATGGTCAGTTCTGGAAAAGTATTTGGAGCCTCAATATGCAGCCATGTGTCAAGCAGTTTATATGTAAAGCTTCTCTCGATATGCTACCTACTCGATAACATTTGTGGAAAAAACAAGTGGTTAGATCCAATCTATGTCCCATTTGCAACTTGGAGATTGAATCACCTGTGCATATTCTATGGGCATGTCCAGCTGCATCTAATGTATGGTATGAGAATGGTAGCCCAGTGCAGAAATAGAATAGTAGTGGAACCTGCTTCTTGGAGCTATGGAAGGAAATTGCAATAAGTTTGAAGCAAGAAGAGGTGGAGTTGGTTGCCAGTATTATAAGAAGGTTATGGCTTAGAAGAAATGATAGTATCTTTGAAGGCAAATTCCTTGAGCCTAAAGGTGTGATGAGATTTGCTGTGGAAGGGTATAGAGAGTATGTTGCTGTACAAGTGCAAAGAAAGGGGTTGTAGAGGATGGGTACCAGTTGTAGAAGGGAAGGAAAATGGACAAAACCTGATGCTCAATGGGTAAAGGCTAACTGGGACGCCTCTATTAGTGCTGCTATGAAGAAGGTGGGTATGGGGATGGTTATATGGGATGAGGAAGGGGAGATTATGGCCTATTTGTGCACTGCAGTGGATTGCTTGCAAGACCCTACAATAGGGGAAGCTCTGGCACTTAGAAGAGCTATGCTGCTTTGTGAAGAGCTAGGCTTCTTGAAGGTTATTTTAGAAGGAGATTCACAAGTGATTGTCAAAGCAATTAACAGGAAGGAGGACCTATATACAGAGAgtatggaaatgtggtggatgagaTGTGGGTTGGATGATCACTAAGGAAAACTGGAAAGTAAAGTTGTTCATAAGGGGGCTGATAATGTTGCTCATTTACTTGCTAAATTAGCTTTTAATTTTCCCATAGAAAGGGCGTGGGTTGAAGAAGGCCCTATAGAGATTATACATACACTTCAGatagaaaaatattgtaatggTTGATTGgtatatgaatgaatgaaatatGAGGTACacgtttcaaaaaaaaaaaaaacacacacacacacacacatacacacacttgCTTTGGTGGTAGTTATAGAAAACTCCAAtgaagttttaatttatttcatctcatcccatcacATTGGACTCTAATTTCTAGAGTCAAACCTTGTAAAGCTTCAAAAACACTTCTGCTTAAAGGAAAATTGATCAGAAACACAAGTGCTCACATAATGTGGAAAATATAGTTACAATTGTTTATTGATCTTTCCATAAGGAGAAACCAACGTCACTGTTTAAATAGATGCAGATTTTACATGTCAAGTGAAATGTGTGTAGAAGATTAATACAGGGGAGCTCAAGTTTCAAATAACACTGCACAAAAACACACTTGCTTTGGCGGTAGTTATAGAAAACTCCACtgaagttttaatttatttcatctcatcccatcacATTGGACTCTAATTTCTAGAGTCAAACCTTGTAAAGCTTCAAAAACACTTCTGCTTATAGGAAAATTGATCAGAAACACAAGTGCTCACATAATGTggaaaatatagttataattgtttattttagCTAGTGTCTAAAGCACAATGTTTtataagacattttttttttttttttattgataatctAAAAGAGCATAGGCATTATTATAGTACACAAGGAGTATGTTACAAATACTCCCCCACAAAGAGAAGTCACCAAAGCAACAACCTCAACACAAGTCAAAAAAATAGTTGCTTGATATTCGTGTgactatttatttgttttagaaGTGGAAGCTAATAGAGGGGGCAAGATGCCACTACTACAGACCTGAAAAGCATATGTAAATGAGGCCCGGGGCGGAGGGAGGGCAGTGTCAGTTAATTGAAGGTCCCTTTAGAGTTTCCACAAAGCTGCAAAACCAGATCCTTCATGTAGGTGTGACAAACCTTATACAAGCCCTTCAACCTACTCCTAAAGATGTACTGCGCCAGCACCTTTTCTTTGACGTAACCTGCATGCAGATGAGCTTTGGGCATCAGCAAGCATTAGAGCTTCATGcagatctcaaaatttttcaagGGAACCAGAAAAGGAGAGAATTGATGAAAAAAGGAGCTAAGCTATTCTAAAACCTCATATCAAGAAGTTATTTTATAGAATATTCAAGGAAATATTTGACTATGAAGTTTAGACAATGCTGAGCCAGATCCTCTTGAAGATCAAATTCCACAGAAAGATATTCCATTTTGTTATTGTGGCTGTAAACCCATTTATGTATAACATTGAAACCATAGTAAATTTGCATATAACCCCTTCAAACTACTACCCACTTTGCAATCACCccttgaaaaaggaaaaaaagccATGGCAACACAATGACTCACCACCCACATAGACCCACGGCAACaggtaactttttttaatatcttttttcaacttttaatatAAAAGGTTTTATGTCTTTTTGGAAATTTATGGGGGTAATGTTGATTATCTAAAGGGAAAATGGGGTACATTGCAATTTTTTGGTAGTTTCTAGGAGCGATTGCCAAAATTGATAGTTTGAGTGATGCAAATGATGTGGTAGTTTGAGGAGGATGCGTGTATTTCCCCTAAAAAAGTTCACATTAGAAGAAATCTTAGTAAAAAGAGTTACATATTAACGCTAGAGTCAATAATCCTAGTACACCTGTCAGCTACCTAAACCCTCAGCAGAGTAACACCAGCTGGCTAAGCTGAATCTCTAACGAGACAAGATGATGCAATCTCGTGGATGGGCTACAGCTAAGTGTTGCATCTACTCCCTGTATATTAGCAATTCAAAAaactatttgaaaataaatccaCTGATAGAAGAATCTGACATCCCCGCAATACACAATTATTGCTACTTCAAGTATTAGCACTTTGTTAtaccatacttttttttttttttttttataagtaataagaggaaaaaacaattatattatatatataatataatatatatataccttttcTATATACCATACCTTAGAGGATGGAGGGGGCAAAGAGGCCTGACGCACTGCTTTTCCAGGTTCTGTTAACTGTCGAATCTCTCGAAGTTGACTCGTTATATCCTCCAGAAGTTGCAACTGgattttttccctttccttGTTCCCCAAAGAGAAGTTGAGCTTCCCTCTTCCTTCTTGTACGATCCTTAGTCTTTCTTGAAGCCACTCTACttcattatcaatttttaaCCTTTCATTATCAAAAGAAGACATCGAATGTCTCTGAACATCAAATGCAGACATTGAGTTTCTCCGCATACGAGAAACCAAAGATTTGCTGCGGGAGGGAACCTTTGGAGGCAGTCCACTAGTTGTATCTGACCTGATTCTGTTGATTTCTAGATAAGTCTCTGAGCTGCTCAGGATTGGACTACCATGTTTCCTATGCCGGTTTAAGGAAGCATTTCTTGAGAACTGACCACTCTTCTTTTCACTAGCTTCATTAATCATACTAGACTCATCATCAATCACATGGACATCATAAACACGAGACTCTGTCTCACAAACCGAGCTTTGCGAAACTTTGACTTCCTGATTTCCATCCATTTCCACACAATTGCCATTATATGCACTAACGGTCTTATCTTCATCACACGATTTGATTGTCTTTGTTGCCACACTTTGGGCTAGACTCACATTATCACTTTGTTCCTGTCCTTCCTCAACTGGGTTAACGCTTCTCACATGCAAATCAAATCCCTGAGGAGTACTTGATTGAGTTAGTTGTGAGTGTGCCTCTGATTTATGCAATTCTCTTTGTTGAGTAAGTGGATCCTCATCCCTGGATGCCGTTCCCTTTTCATGAAATgcctcacaacttaaaaaactTGGACGGTTGTCAATACTTGGTTGCCTGAGGATGTCTCCTTGTTTTGAGAAGTCAGCATCTTCATTCAATGCTGGATATGGCAGTTCTTTACCAAAAGCGATGGTATGATTCTGCAAATTGAGAGAGACCTCATACTCCCTAGAACTACTTGtggttttcaaattttctttatcTTGTATGGATTTGCTAATCTGCTGCAGCATTAGCATTGGATCTTCACTTGAAAGTGACAAAGAAGAAATCCCATGTGTCTCTGTGGCCTCCATATCAGCATCCAATTGATCATTTCCAAACATCATTTGCCTGTAGGCTTCAACTTCCTTCTCTAAGAAGTGTTTTTCCCTTTCTCTCCTCAGTAAGATCTCCTTAAGAATGTTCATTTCCTCAGCATCATAAGCATATTTTTCTTCTATCATCCTATGGAATTGTTTAGCTTCCATTTCAATCAATGCCTTCTCCTCTTGTAGACGCAATATCATAGCCATGGCCTCATCTGCAGCAGTAGCAGCAGCACATCTCTCTTTCTCAAGTTCAAGATACAGGGCAGCACGAGCAGCATTCTCTTCTTCAAGTGATTGTTCCAAGATTCGGATTGTATTTTTATCATTACTGTCAAAGCGTAGCTCCATTTGTGTGTTGCACCTGAACTGTTCACCAGGAGATGCCACCTCCTCCACAGatttaacatcataaacagaTTCATTGAGATCAGGACACTGTGAAACTCCTCCTTGCAAACAAATGTCCACAGGCACAGGTGCTTCCCAACCATCTAAAATCAAATAACCATCCACATCAGAAGCAGCATCAGCATGCATTGTgtagaataaaaattatgtgaatTTTCACTAATAAAAAGTCATGCCCAAAGTATTCATGTGGTACGTATAGTTCATTAGCTAGGCTCAATTGTATAATGGAGAATAATGGGGACCTTCTTTTCTTCAATTGAGTAAactaaagtatatatttttttccttgtagCACTATCAACTATCATAGGTGCTACTAGTGTATATGTCCTGTGTAGTTGGCCTATGCCTATCAATTtcatcgatatatatatatatatatatattcaattaagcACTAGTTACATTGAAGGTTTTAAAAAGTTACAGGAAGAGATCTTGAAGGCAGTTCATATTGTCAAACACACATTGCAAAATCATAGATCTAGAATCTCATATTTTTGTATGAAAGCAGTGGTGATTATCATGCTCACTTTTGACTTAAAGAGAAGATTAaaactacaacaaaaaaaatgataatgatagaggttcaaattagaaataaaacaatttaagagcaatagaaaaaaatatagactGAAAAGTGAGATTCATAGCGAAAGTGACAATCTCAAGAAAGGC
Coding sequences within it:
- the LOC122316130 gene encoding uncharacterized protein LOC122316130; translation: MVINYSGKMTCGEIHSWTFSGLVGAFLDLGIAYLLLCASTLAYLASKFLGLFGLCLPCPCKGLFWNPCGGLCLQRALVNCPPVKISSVQLSVKSKFPFDQTWADDPNSQSNTESVDKRNRDNRHVEMDGEASCSSLLQGAQDNVGRELEESNESGFEFGTVNLEAIKGGRFDFKRKGAAGQRKRLGLRRRHRGRVVDNGNSWAGSSYDHSSLDAKESSQTPSSACKIGTRITEEGSSDPMNSGDGWEAPVPVDICLQGGVSQCPDLNESVYDVKSVEEVASPGEQFRCNTQMELRFDSNDKNTIRILEQSLEEENAARAALYLELEKERCAAATAADEAMAMILRLQEEKALIEMEAKQFHRMIEEKYAYDAEEMNILKEILLRREREKHFLEKEVEAYRQMMFGNDQLDADMEATETHGISSLSLSSEDPMLMLQQISKSIQDKENLKTTSSSREYEVSLNLQNHTIAFGKELPYPALNEDADFSKQGDILRQPSIDNRPSFLSCEAFHEKGTASRDEDPLTQQRELHKSEAHSQLTQSSTPQGFDLHVRSVNPVEEGQEQSDNVSLAQSVATKTIKSCDEDKTVSAYNGNCVEMDGNQEVKVSQSSVCETESRVYDVHVIDDESSMINEASEKKSGQFSRNASLNRHRKHGSPILSSSETYLEINRIRSDTTSGLPPKVPSRSKSLVSRMRRNSMSAFDVQRHSMSSFDNERLKIDNEVEWLQERLRIVQEGRGKLNFSLGNKEREKIQLQLLEDITSQLREIRQLTEPGKAVRQASLPPPSSKVTSKKRCWRSTSLGVG
- the LOC122292545 gene encoding uncharacterized protein LOC122292545 — translated: MGTSCRREGKWTKPDAQWVKANWDASISAAMKKVGMGMVIWDEEGEIMAYLCTAVDCLQDPTIGEALALRRAMLLCEELGFLKVILEGDSQVIVKAINRKEDLYTESMEMWWMRCGLDDH